TGTTGCTgtacttgctgctgctgctgttgcggtgCCTGTTGCTCCGGTTGCTGGTGGGCCTGCTGTTCCTGTTCCTCCTGATGTGCCATTTCCGGCTCGGTCGGGCGTGGTGGTTGCTGTTCCTGCAGCTCACGCTCATCCGAATGTGGCGACGGTCCTTCCTGATCGGGTACGTTACGGTACGAATCGGTTTCCTCCTCGCTTTCCTCCGATTCGGCAATACGGGCAATCAGCGATCGCAGCTGCTCGGTGAACTTCTGGGCAGCGAAGTCAGCGACATTCATCTCGTCCGACGACTGCATGGGGAACTTATGGATCGCCATATCGATCGGCATCTCGCGGATTTGGACCTCCTGTTGCTCCGGTGCCTGCGGCTGGGGAGCtgactgttgctgctgttccgGTTCCTGCTGCTGGCGAATGATCTGGGGCGGCAAGAATGGGCGCATAATCTCCGGAATCGGAATGCGCTGCAGATGGATGCGGACCTCGGTACGGGGCGGCATGGCAGGTTGGGGCTGTTGGGCCGACTGCTGATGCATCTGGGCGGCCATGATCTGGGGCAACTGCTGCAGGAATGGGTGGAAGTTGGGGCGACCCATCGGTGCGTCTGGGTGTGGGGCCTGCATCATTTGGGCCGGAATCGGAGGAAGTTGCTGCTGGGATTGCTGTTGATGGTGGGGGTTCATCATTGGCATCGGGAAGATTGGTCGTGGCATCTGGCGAATGATCGTTTGTGCCGGTGGTCCCATCTGCTGGGGCAGGTGCGTGAGTGGACCAAACGAGCGAACCGGTGGGATCGGAATCAACACCTGACGAACAGGCTCAGCGTCCTCATTCCTGATGTTGggagacaaaaacaaagatgTACCGTTTATTAGCGTTTATATGCTGTCCACACACATCGGGTAGGCCGGGATGTACTCACTTCAGCTCGTTGCCAGATTCGCAGAAGATGGCAATACGCTCACCGGTAACCTTCTGCTGCTTCGGGTCCGTGGTCAGATCCATTCCGAATGGCAGACGCACCATTTTCGGTGGCGAATCGACCAACTCCTCAGAACGGCGTCGCTCAACGATACAGTTCATGCGGGACCTTTGAAGAATAACGAAGAACGAAAGAAACGATATTCGACATTCCAAAATTGTTCCAATTATGACGAACTCTCAAACTACTCACTTCTGGTTTTCCCGAAGAATAGCACTCGCCAGATCGGTCAGATGCAGATCCAGCGGCAGGTTGACGCGGTGACGGTTGTTCATGTCGATCGACTCATCGCTTTCACCATCGTTCGAGGAATCATCCTCATCCTCGGAGTCTCCCGATTCATCCGAATCCTCCTTGTGGTGC
The DNA window shown above is from Anopheles funestus chromosome 3RL, idAnoFuneDA-416_04, whole genome shotgun sequence and carries:
- the LOC125770447 gene encoding putative mediator of RNA polymerase II transcription subunit 26, which encodes MLEKEPDSMAVTMKQDYAASEVYSTTSEAPPAYKMRQANSVKIAKIIAITVVLSSFILGSFILASSYLQAKQSCDQMQALDAVLNKELMLEAMQQELPKAQALMQDNLSADESNLQTIDRDETKKRKQEESHKHHKEDSDESGDSEDEDDSSNDGESDESIDMNNRHRVNLPLDLHLTDLASAILRENQKSRMNCIVERRRSEELVDSPPKMVRLPFGMDLTTDPKQQKVTGERIAIFCESGNELKNEDAEPVRQVLIPIPPVRSFGPLTHLPQQMGPPAQTIIRQMPRPIFPMPMMNPHHQQQSQQQLPPIPAQMMQAPHPDAPMGRPNFHPFLQQLPQIMAAQMHQQSAQQPQPAMPPRTEVRIHLQRIPIPEIMRPFLPPQIIRQQQEPEQQQQSAPQPQAPEQQEVQIREMPIDMAIHKFPMQSSDEMNVADFAAQKFTEQLRSLIARIAESEESEEETDSYRNVPDQEGPSPHSDERELQEQQPPRPTEPEMAHQEEQEQQAHQQPEQQAPQQQQQQVQQQPEPQPMLPMGRIHYGRSLLTPISLPGKVVETSASEEDAVRPHYVQPRSV